A genomic window from Candidatus Denitrolinea symbiosum includes:
- a CDS encoding cobalt ECF transporter T component CbiQ produces MMHVNAFDRFHEADSRLHRLDPRVKVTLTVLFILSNALLPDGAWAAFGLAWILLLWANHLSNLGLDFTFRRSFLALPFALAAVSAIFSPLGNPLAEWRVGPFALTPTDYGLVKFASILLRSWLSVQAAILLAAVTQFPDMVHAFEHLRVPKILTTIVAFLYRYLFVLTDEAMRLLRARDARSATLPPSVSLLQKWGRNKRGVAWRAKVTGNMAGQLFLRSYERSDRIYNAMLARGYTGQLRTLRPHVMKPGDWLFAALAFGSLLLLQLIGRL; encoded by the coding sequence ATGATGCACGTCAACGCCTTTGACCGCTTTCACGAGGCCGACAGCCGGCTCCACCGCCTCGACCCGCGCGTCAAAGTGACGCTGACGGTCCTCTTCATCCTGTCCAACGCGCTCCTGCCCGACGGCGCCTGGGCCGCCTTTGGCCTGGCGTGGATTTTGCTTCTCTGGGCGAATCATCTCTCGAACCTCGGCCTGGACTTCACCTTTCGCCGTTCGTTCCTGGCCCTGCCGTTCGCGCTGGCAGCGGTCTCGGCCATCTTCTCCCCGCTGGGAAATCCGCTCGCGGAGTGGCGCGTCGGCCCGTTCGCGCTGACGCCCACCGACTACGGGCTGGTCAAATTTGCCAGCATCCTCCTCCGCTCGTGGCTGTCGGTGCAGGCGGCCATCCTGCTGGCGGCGGTCACGCAATTCCCCGACATGGTCCACGCCTTCGAGCATTTACGCGTCCCGAAAATTTTGACCACGATCGTCGCGTTCCTCTACCGCTACCTCTTCGTGCTGACGGACGAGGCGATGCGTCTGCTTCGGGCGCGGGACGCGCGCAGCGCAACCTTACCCCCCTCCGTCTCCCTTTTGCAAAAATGGGGGAGGAATAAGAGGGGGGTGGCGTGGCGCGCCAAAGTCACAGGCAACATGGCCGGTCAACTCTTCCTGAGAAGTTACGAACGCAGCGACCGCATCTACAACGCCATGCTCGCGCGCGGCTACACGGGGCAACTTCGCACGCTCCGCCCGCACGTGATGAAGCCCGGCGACTGGCTGTTTGCCGCGCTGGCGTTCGGCTCGCTCCTGCTCCTTCAATTGATCGGAAGACTTTAA
- a CDS encoding transcriptional activator domain protein, translating to MLKLSFLGAFSAKLDETSLQGFESAKVRTLLAYLMLESEKPHSRERLIGLFWGDGDEFKSAKNMRQALSNLRKTIQDVDSGNPFLLLESDTIQANKNNPQLWLDTHVFERLISACEKHPHRKIETCLACAHRLAQAAQLYRGELLDGFILKDSQYFQDWLVARREYFRQKAIMALEQLTVYHQRRREYQEAISYARRLLSMDDWREEAHFLLMSLLASASQRSAALKQYQTCRQIMLDEFGAEPQPETVQLYQQILNHQFPGGETVLPNNLPSFGTTFVGRKKEILQIAEHLQTRLRRLVTVIGPGGIGKTRLALQAGQEQLYAFQDGVYWIPLDNIEDANALPGVIANVIGIELPAKGDIQAHLLNFLRHRDILLIFDNYESLLPETDFITRLLNHAPGLSILVTSREALHLQSEWIFELTGLPLQAEKMGELPAAVLLLEQRAQRVEPQFHISPGENDQDALHLCEVLNGLPLGIELAGSMLKRYTCAEIAEQISQDIGVLTSSLRDIPSRHRSLWAVFEHSWNLLSAKEKLAFAALGIFPSRFTAAAAHEIGAVPSDLLDELSRKSLVRQLDRDLYSLHPLLQQYARKKQHSIGIPEREINEKFTSYYSDRARQWERGMKSARVQHALDEFSLEWLNLTAAWNMALAVLDFKTLNILLSPFFWFFEIKGKIYEGETLFQAALAALQARNEFETRSENFYDRLLIYYGWLSFRRGQTDRAVENLGGAVERGLDLLGIEEQVFATNHLGSVFYETGQKIKARELYETAMRLCEGNQAPWNEALTCNHYGSMLSMDGDLEQAAQILQQGARIAKVNQFTWITASILSNLAVLAYFQQEYQSAIDLFLESNEKSAQYGDLHRSPSVNHNNLAECYAMLGQLDKASEHLEAALHHFNECGNIVFLPYVYNTLAGIHLQANKYAEAQQALQNGIKSAVENQMQAVLNNLLIDHARYFLLTNKRQEAVKIIYYVTHSSHTIKEGHDKVSQLIEEYGEDLRKEVTRLAGRTLVQQDILDIIR from the coding sequence ATGCTAAAATTATCATTTCTAGGCGCGTTCTCGGCAAAGTTGGATGAAACCAGCCTGCAAGGCTTCGAGTCGGCCAAGGTGCGCACATTGCTGGCATATCTAATGCTGGAATCCGAGAAACCGCATAGCCGCGAACGCCTGATTGGGTTGTTTTGGGGAGATGGCGATGAGTTTAAGTCCGCCAAAAATATGCGCCAGGCGCTCTCGAATTTAAGAAAGACGATCCAGGACGTTGATTCGGGGAATCCGTTTCTTCTACTCGAGTCCGATACAATTCAGGCAAACAAAAACAATCCCCAGTTGTGGTTGGATACGCATGTTTTCGAACGCCTGATATCCGCTTGCGAAAAACACCCTCATCGCAAAATCGAAACATGCCTCGCGTGCGCTCATCGTCTTGCGCAGGCGGCGCAGTTATATCGCGGGGAATTATTGGATGGGTTCATCCTGAAGGATTCGCAGTATTTTCAAGATTGGCTTGTTGCCCGGCGCGAGTATTTTCGACAAAAAGCGATAATGGCGCTGGAGCAATTGACGGTTTATCATCAACGACGCCGTGAATATCAGGAAGCAATTTCTTATGCGCGCCGTTTGCTGTCCATGGACGATTGGCGGGAGGAAGCGCACTTCCTGTTGATGAGTCTACTGGCTAGCGCGTCGCAGCGCAGCGCGGCTCTTAAGCAATACCAGACCTGTCGTCAAATCATGCTCGATGAATTTGGGGCGGAGCCACAACCAGAGACGGTTCAACTGTATCAACAGATCTTGAACCATCAGTTTCCCGGCGGCGAGACGGTTCTGCCGAACAATCTGCCATCTTTTGGCACAACGTTTGTCGGTCGCAAAAAAGAGATTTTGCAAATCGCCGAACATCTGCAGACCAGGTTACGCCGCCTGGTTACTGTAATCGGCCCCGGCGGTATTGGTAAAACCCGCCTTGCGCTTCAGGCAGGACAAGAGCAACTATATGCCTTTCAGGACGGCGTTTACTGGATTCCACTGGATAATATCGAAGACGCCAATGCCTTGCCGGGCGTGATCGCCAACGTAATCGGAATCGAATTGCCCGCAAAGGGCGACATTCAGGCGCATCTACTCAATTTTCTTCGTCATCGAGATATTCTGTTGATTTTTGATAATTATGAGAGCTTGTTGCCAGAGACGGATTTTATAACCAGGTTGCTGAACCATGCCCCTGGATTGAGCATTCTGGTCACTTCCCGGGAAGCGCTTCATCTCCAAAGCGAGTGGATATTCGAACTGACTGGCTTGCCGCTTCAGGCAGAAAAGATGGGGGAACTTCCTGCAGCCGTTCTTCTCCTCGAGCAACGCGCCCAGCGTGTGGAACCCCAATTTCACATTTCCCCCGGCGAAAACGATCAGGATGCCTTACACTTGTGCGAAGTCCTCAACGGTTTACCGCTCGGGATCGAACTGGCGGGCAGCATGTTAAAAAGATATACCTGCGCCGAAATTGCAGAACAAATCTCACAAGATATCGGCGTACTTACTTCCTCGTTGCGGGACATTCCCTCCCGCCATCGTAGTCTTTGGGCCGTGTTCGAACACTCATGGAATCTCTTAAGCGCGAAGGAAAAGCTGGCATTTGCCGCGCTGGGGATATTTCCCTCTCGTTTTACCGCTGCCGCAGCACATGAGATTGGCGCCGTCCCTTCTGATTTACTGGATGAATTAAGCAGAAAATCCCTGGTGCGCCAATTGGACAGGGACTTGTATAGTTTGCACCCGCTGTTGCAGCAATACGCCCGTAAAAAACAGCATTCCATTGGGATCCCCGAAAGGGAAATCAACGAAAAATTCACATCCTATTACAGTGACCGCGCCCGACAATGGGAGCGGGGTATGAAATCGGCTCGCGTTCAACATGCGCTGGATGAATTTTCGCTTGAATGGCTAAATCTGACTGCCGCCTGGAATATGGCGCTTGCTGTCTTGGATTTTAAAACATTGAACATATTGCTCTCGCCATTTTTCTGGTTCTTTGAAATCAAGGGGAAAATTTATGAAGGGGAAACCCTCTTTCAGGCTGCGCTCGCTGCGTTGCAAGCGCGAAATGAATTTGAAACACGCTCGGAAAATTTTTATGACAGATTGTTGATTTATTATGGCTGGTTGAGTTTCCGCCGGGGACAAACAGATCGGGCGGTGGAAAATCTTGGCGGCGCGGTCGAGCGTGGGTTAGACCTGCTCGGCATCGAAGAACAGGTCTTTGCGACCAATCATCTCGGAAGCGTGTTTTATGAAACAGGCCAGAAAATAAAAGCGCGCGAATTGTACGAAACAGCCATGCGTCTCTGCGAAGGCAACCAGGCTCCATGGAACGAGGCGCTCACTTGCAACCACTACGGCTCGATGCTCAGCATGGATGGAGACCTCGAACAAGCCGCGCAGATCCTTCAACAGGGAGCGCGTATTGCCAAAGTCAACCAATTTACTTGGATCACTGCCAGCATTCTAAGCAACCTTGCCGTCCTCGCCTATTTTCAGCAGGAGTATCAGTCGGCCATTGATCTGTTTTTGGAAAGCAATGAAAAATCGGCCCAGTACGGCGATTTGCACCGTTCCCCTTCGGTGAACCACAACAATCTTGCCGAGTGTTACGCCATGCTTGGGCAATTGGACAAAGCCAGCGAACACCTGGAGGCGGCCCTGCATCATTTCAACGAATGTGGAAATATTGTCTTTTTGCCGTATGTCTATAACACCCTGGCAGGAATTCATTTGCAAGCGAATAAATATGCCGAAGCGCAGCAGGCGCTTCAAAATGGAATCAAGAGCGCAGTTGAAAACCAAATGCAGGCTGTGCTCAACAACTTGTTAATTGACCACGCAAGGTATTTCTTGTTGACAAATAAAAGACAGGAGGCGGTCAAGATCATTTATTACGTCACTCATTCCTCGCATACCATTAAGGAAGGGCATGACAAAGTCTCCCAACTGATCGAAGAATATGGAGAAGATTTACGCAAAGAAGTTACGCGGCTCGCCGGGCGAACTCTCGTACAGCAGGACATATTGGATATCATCCGTTGA
- a CDS encoding cobalt ABC transporter ATP-binding protein gives MPVSHPAHKYEIPECEGDVLQARDLRFAYPDGHEALRGVSFRLCAGDKAALVGPNGAGKSTLMLHLNGILEGRGEIEVMGLRLTRDNLPVVRSMVGLVFQNPDDQLFSPTVFEDVAFGPLHMGLPEDEVRARVDEALAAVHMSAYADRLSHHLSMGEKKRISIATVLSMRPSLLVLDEPSAGLDPRARRTLIHLLRDLPITMLVSTHDMALVKELFPRTLVMDEGLIVADGLTGEILEDEALLEAHGLEKA, from the coding sequence ATGCCTGTTTCTCATCCCGCTCACAAATACGAAATCCCCGAATGCGAAGGAGACGTTTTGCAGGCGCGAGACCTGCGCTTTGCCTATCCCGACGGACACGAAGCCCTGCGCGGCGTTTCGTTCCGGCTCTGCGCGGGCGACAAGGCCGCGTTGGTGGGGCCGAACGGCGCGGGCAAGTCCACGCTGATGCTGCACCTGAACGGAATTTTGGAGGGCCGCGGCGAGATCGAAGTGATGGGCCTGCGCCTCACGCGCGACAACCTGCCGGTCGTCCGCTCGATGGTGGGACTCGTCTTCCAGAATCCCGACGACCAGCTCTTCTCTCCCACCGTCTTCGAGGACGTGGCCTTCGGCCCGCTCCACATGGGACTGCCCGAGGACGAAGTCCGCGCCCGCGTGGACGAGGCGCTGGCCGCCGTCCACATGAGCGCCTACGCCGACCGGCTGTCGCACCACCTGAGCATGGGCGAGAAGAAACGTATCTCCATCGCCACCGTCCTTTCGATGCGCCCGTCGCTCCTGGTGTTGGACGAACCCTCCGCAGGCCTCGACCCGCGCGCCCGTCGGACGCTGATCCATTTGCTGCGCGACCTGCCCATCACCATGCTCGTCTCTACGCATGATATGGCGCTGGTGAAAGAACTCTTCCCGCGCACCCTCGTCATGGACGAGGGACTCATCGTCGCGGACGGGTTGACGGGGGAAATCCTGGAAGACGAGGCATTGCTGGAAGCGCACGGGTTGGAGAAGGCATGA
- a CDS encoding carboxypeptidase: MKPEKKLAQLKALLAEAGDLNQATAVLSWDQATYMPAGGAPARGRQMATLAKVAQEKFTDKKIGRLLDDLRPYEESLPYDSDDASLLRVTRRDYERALKVPPNFLAELNIHGAETYQLWTQARPANDFARVRPNLERTLDLSRRLADFFPGYEHIADPLIDFADYGMKAASVRALFAELRAELVPIVKAVTSQPPADDSCLRKHYPEAEQLKFGEYIVRQLGYDFKRGRVDKTHHPFMTSFSIGDVRITTRVKENFLGETLFSNIHESGHAMYEQGNDPVHEGTPLAGGTSAGVHESQSRLWENIVGRSREAWEYFYPKLQAQFPDQLKGVPLDEFHRAINKVEKSLIRTDADEVTYNLHVMLRFDFELQLLEGTLSVRDLPEAWHERFESDLGIVPPNDSDGVLQDVHWYGGIVGGAFQGYTLGNVMSALFYNAALKAHPEIPDEMRQGKFETLHNWLIQNIYRHGRKYAAPELVERVTGGGLTIQPYIQYLKSKYDKLYSL; this comes from the coding sequence ATGAAACCAGAAAAGAAACTTGCCCAACTCAAAGCCCTGCTCGCCGAAGCCGGCGACCTCAACCAGGCCACAGCCGTCCTCAGCTGGGACCAGGCCACCTACATGCCCGCAGGCGGCGCGCCCGCCCGCGGACGTCAAATGGCGACGCTCGCGAAAGTGGCGCAGGAAAAATTCACCGACAAAAAGATCGGCAGACTGCTCGACGACCTCCGTCCCTACGAAGAAAGCCTGCCCTACGACTCGGACGACGCCTCCCTCCTCCGCGTGACGCGGCGCGACTACGAACGCGCCCTCAAAGTCCCGCCCAATTTCCTCGCCGAACTCAACATCCACGGCGCGGAGACGTACCAACTCTGGACCCAGGCGCGTCCCGCCAACGACTTCGCCCGCGTCCGCCCGAACCTCGAGCGGACTCTCGACCTCAGCCGCCGCCTCGCCGACTTCTTCCCCGGCTACGAGCACATCGCCGACCCGCTCATTGACTTCGCCGACTACGGGATGAAGGCCGCCTCCGTCCGCGCGCTGTTCGCGGAGTTGCGCGCCGAGCTCGTCCCCATCGTCAAAGCCGTCACGTCGCAGCCTCCCGCGGACGATTCCTGCCTGCGCAAGCATTATCCCGAAGCGGAGCAACTTAAATTCGGCGAATACATCGTCCGCCAACTCGGCTACGATTTTAAGCGCGGCCGCGTGGACAAGACCCACCATCCCTTTATGACCTCGTTCTCCATCGGCGACGTCCGCATCACCACGCGCGTCAAGGAGAATTTCCTCGGCGAGACGCTGTTCAGCAACATCCACGAATCGGGACACGCGATGTACGAACAGGGCAACGATCCCGTCCACGAAGGGACCCCGCTGGCAGGTGGGACGAGCGCAGGCGTCCACGAGAGTCAGTCGCGGCTGTGGGAAAACATCGTCGGGCGCAGCCGCGAGGCGTGGGAGTATTTCTATCCCAAACTCCAGGCGCAGTTCCCCGACCAGCTCAAGGGCGTCCCGCTCGACGAATTCCACCGCGCCATCAACAAGGTGGAGAAGTCGCTCATCCGCACCGACGCCGACGAGGTGACTTATAACCTGCACGTGATGCTGCGCTTCGACTTCGAACTGCAACTGCTGGAAGGGACTCTCTCCGTCCGCGACCTGCCCGAAGCCTGGCATGAACGCTTCGAGTCTGACCTTGGAATCGTCCCGCCCAACGACAGCGACGGCGTCCTCCAGGATGTACATTGGTACGGCGGGATCGTCGGCGGCGCGTTCCAGGGATACACGCTCGGCAACGTGATGAGCGCGTTGTTCTACAACGCGGCGCTCAAGGCGCATCCCGAAATCCCAGACGAAATGCGGCAGGGAAAATTCGAGACTCTGCACAACTGGCTCATCCAAAACATCTACCGCCACGGACGCAAGTACGCCGCCCCCGAACTGGTCGAGCGCGTCACCGGCGGCGGGTTGACCATCCAGCCGTATATCCAATATCTCAAGAGCAAGTACGACAAGTTGTATAGTCTGTAG